A stretch of the uncultured Bacteroides sp. genome encodes the following:
- a CDS encoding pitrilysin family protein gives MHYNQHTLPNGLRIIHAPSLSKVAYCGFAVNAGTRDETENEQGMAHFVEHLSFKGTEKRKAWHILNRMENVGGDLNAYTNKEETVIYSAFLTEHFSRAVDLLADIVFHSTFPQREIDKEVEVIIDEIKSYDDTPSELIFDDFEDLIFKNHPLGRNILGKPEQLKSFTTSDALNFISRYYQPTNMVFFVLGNFDFKKVVRIVEKSVGSVSFTEYNNLRTPPPIYVPEQLTVPKDTHQAHVMIGGRGYDAYNEKRTALYFLNNILGGPGMNSKLNVSLRERRALVYSVESNLTSYTDTGVFCIYFGTDPADVDACLRLTYKELKHLRDVKMTSSQLNAAKKQLIGQIGVASDNNENNALDMAKSFLHYNKYDSPESLFQRIEALTAEGLLEVANEMFEEEKLSTLIYR, from the coding sequence ATGCATTATAATCAACATACTTTACCTAACGGATTACGTATAATTCATGCACCATCATTGTCTAAAGTAGCTTATTGTGGATTTGCTGTAAATGCAGGAACACGAGATGAAACAGAGAATGAGCAAGGAATGGCCCACTTTGTGGAACATCTTAGCTTTAAAGGTACCGAGAAACGCAAGGCCTGGCACATTTTGAACCGGATGGAAAATGTAGGTGGCGATTTGAATGCCTATACTAATAAAGAGGAGACGGTTATTTATTCAGCCTTTCTTACAGAGCATTTTTCGCGGGCCGTGGATTTGCTGGCAGATATTGTGTTTCATTCTACCTTTCCTCAGCGTGAAATAGATAAGGAAGTTGAAGTAATTATTGACGAGATAAAATCCTATGACGATACTCCTTCAGAACTTATTTTTGATGACTTTGAGGATCTCATCTTTAAAAATCATCCGTTGGGCAGAAACATTTTGGGTAAACCTGAGCAATTGAAGAGTTTTACTACATCTGACGCATTAAACTTCATTTCTCGTTATTATCAGCCCACGAATATGGTTTTCTTTGTTTTAGGAAACTTTGATTTTAAGAAGGTAGTGCGGATAGTAGAAAAGTCAGTGGGGAGTGTTTCTTTTACTGAATATAATAATCTTCGTACTCCTCCGCCGATTTATGTTCCCGAACAACTAACAGTTCCTAAAGATACTCATCAGGCACATGTGATGATTGGGGGCAGGGGATATGATGCTTATAATGAAAAGCGCACTGCTCTTTATTTTCTAAATAACATTCTTGGCGGACCGGGAATGAATAGTAAACTCAATGTATCTCTTCGTGAAAGAAGAGCATTGGTATATAGCGTAGAGTCTAACCTCACTTCTTATACAGATACCGGAGTGTTTTGTATCTATTTTGGGACTGATCCTGCTGATGTGGATGCTTGTCTTAGACTTACTTATAAAGAACTGAAACATTTGCGTGACGTTAAGATGACCTCTTCTCAATTAAATGCGGCTAAGAAGCAACTGATTGGTCAGATTGGAGTTGCCTCAGATAATAATGAGAATAATGCGTTGGACATGGCTAAGTCTTTTCTTCATTACAATAAATATGACTCACCCGAATCCTTATTTCAAAGGATTGAAGCATTGACTGCTGAGGGTTTGCTGGAAGTGGCTAATGAGATGTTTGAAGAAGAAAAATTGTCTACGCTTATATACCGATAG
- a CDS encoding carbohydrate-binding family 9-like protein, with protein MDQKKIEFNVIGCVNWNNYSYKPEVKFRVAHSDNAILINYQVEEDSVRAAYGEDSGNVWTDSCVEFFVIPANDGIYYNIESSCIGTVLLAAGENRHARERASSEVLAGIQRWASLGRESFEERIGKCSWELSLIIPYTAFFKHSIKSLDGVSIKGNFYKCGDQLKTPHFLSWNPIETVKPDFHRSEFFGELYFE; from the coding sequence ATGGACCAGAAAAAGATTGAATTTAATGTGATAGGATGTGTCAACTGGAACAATTACTCCTATAAACCGGAGGTGAAATTCCGTGTTGCGCACTCGGACAATGCTATATTGATAAATTATCAGGTTGAAGAAGATTCGGTTCGTGCTGCTTATGGAGAAGATAGTGGTAATGTGTGGACTGATTCGTGTGTTGAGTTTTTTGTTATTCCGGCAAATGATGGGATATATTACAACATAGAGTCTAGTTGCATAGGTACTGTGCTTTTGGCGGCTGGAGAAAACAGGCATGCTCGTGAACGAGCATCTTCTGAGGTATTAGCAGGAATTCAGCGTTGGGCGAGCTTGGGGCGAGAGTCTTTTGAAGAACGTATAGGTAAGTGCTCATGGGAACTTTCATTGATAATACCATATACTGCCTTTTTTAAACATTCTATTAAGTCTCTTGATGGTGTTTCAATCAAAGGTAATTTTTACAAATGTGGTGATCAGTTAAAAACTCCTCATTTTCTTTCATGGAACCCAATTGAGACTGTTAAACCCGATTTTCATCGCTCTGAATTTTTTGGAGAACTATACTTTGAGTAG
- a CDS encoding Ig-like domain-containing protein produces the protein MYSCANMGNPKGGPIDETPPKFVGSTPVIGALNNNKQKIVLEFDEFIKIEKASEKVIVSPPQVQAPEIKQSGKKVTVNLLDSLKSNRTYTIDFSDAIVDNNEGNPLGNFTYTFSTGMAIDTLEVSGYVLDASNLEPVKGILVGLHSNLADSAFTKLPFDRVSRTDSRGHFVIKGIASGTYRIYGLQDANQNFAFDQKSEVVAVSSTPISPHFEFLTKQDTIWKDSIKVDTIKTKQYTHYLPDNIVLRSFKENAKSQYLIKSERLTPHKFSFYFAAPASKLPKIKGLNFDEKNAFILEKSLKNDSINYWIKDSLVYKKDTLSMTLNYLYTDTLGKLVPKTDTLNLAVKKVKGATVVPKKKKEGEPEPTKFLQIKSSASATMDVYNNIRLEFEEPIARYDSTAIHLKQKVDSLWKDTPFVFRQDTLHPLKYELLADWEPEKEYTFSVDSTAFHGLYGLFTNKLESKFKVRSLDEYATLYMNVSGVDSTAFAELLDAQDKVVRRVKLVDHKASFYFLNPGKYYVRLINDTNGNGVWDTGDFQKGIQPEEVFYYQQELELKALWDVEQDWNVRAVSLEKQKLDILKKQKPDEDKKKKKNQNQNQNSNTNSGTRRSY, from the coding sequence ATGTATTCGTGTGCAAATATGGGAAATCCAAAAGGTGGTCCAATTGATGAAACCCCTCCTAAATTTGTTGGGAGCACACCTGTTATTGGAGCATTGAATAACAATAAACAAAAAATAGTTCTTGAATTTGATGAATTTATTAAGATAGAGAAGGCCTCTGAGAAAGTGATAGTTTCTCCTCCACAAGTGCAGGCTCCCGAGATTAAACAGAGTGGCAAAAAGGTCACGGTTAATCTTCTTGATTCTTTGAAATCGAATAGGACTTATACCATTGACTTCTCTGATGCCATTGTTGATAACAACGAAGGGAATCCATTAGGTAATTTCACATATACTTTTTCTACCGGAATGGCAATAGATACACTGGAAGTTTCCGGTTATGTGCTTGATGCCTCTAACCTGGAACCGGTAAAAGGAATATTGGTGGGGCTTCATTCCAACTTAGCAGATTCTGCTTTTACCAAGTTACCTTTTGACAGAGTTTCACGTACTGACAGTCGCGGACACTTTGTTATTAAGGGTATTGCTTCAGGTACATATCGTATATATGGATTACAAGATGCCAATCAGAACTTTGCTTTCGATCAGAAAAGTGAAGTGGTAGCAGTTTCCAGTACTCCCATATCCCCGCATTTTGAGTTCCTTACAAAACAAGATACTATCTGGAAAGATTCTATAAAGGTGGATACAATCAAAACAAAGCAATATACTCACTATTTGCCAGACAATATTGTGCTTCGCTCTTTTAAAGAGAATGCAAAATCTCAGTATTTGATAAAAAGCGAAAGGCTTACGCCTCATAAGTTTTCTTTTTATTTTGCGGCTCCGGCAAGTAAATTACCTAAGATTAAAGGGCTGAACTTTGATGAAAAGAACGCTTTCATTCTTGAAAAGTCTTTAAAGAACGATTCCATTAATTACTGGATAAAAGACTCTTTAGTTTATAAAAAGGATACGTTGAGTATGACATTGAATTATCTTTATACAGATACTCTGGGTAAGCTGGTTCCCAAGACAGATACTCTTAATTTGGCTGTGAAGAAAGTCAAGGGTGCAACAGTGGTTCCTAAAAAGAAAAAAGAGGGTGAACCAGAACCTACAAAGTTTCTTCAGATCAAGTCCTCGGCTTCTGCAACTATGGATGTATATAATAATATAAGACTTGAATTTGAAGAACCAATAGCTCGCTATGATAGCACTGCCATCCATCTTAAACAAAAGGTTGATTCATTGTGGAAAGATACTCCATTTGTATTCAGGCAAGATACGCTTCATCCCCTAAAGTATGAACTTCTGGCCGATTGGGAGCCAGAGAAAGAATATACGTTTAGTGTTGACTCTACGGCTTTTCATGGACTTTATGGATTGTTTACAAATAAGCTGGAGTCAAAGTTTAAAGTTCGCTCCCTTGATGAATATGCTACTTTATACATGAATGTATCAGGTGTAGATTCCACTGCTTTTGCCGAATTACTCGATGCACAGGATAAAGTTGTCAGAAGAGTAAAGTTAGTTGATCATAAAGCAAGCTTTTATTTTCTGAATCCCGGGAAATATTATGTTCGGTTAATCAATGATACAAATGGTAACGGAGTTTGGGATACTGGAGATTTTCAGAAAGGTATTCAGCCTGAAGAAGTTTTTTATTACCAACAAGAGTTAGAACTTAAGGCCCTTTGGGATGTTGAACAAGATTGGAATGTTCGGGCCGTATCTTTAGAAAAACAGAAACTGGATATACTTAAAAAACAAAAGCCAGATGAAGATAAGAAGAAAAAGAAGAACCAGAACCAGAACCAGAATAGCAATACTAATTCAGGGACTAGGAGAAGCTATTAA
- a CDS encoding DUF4348 domain-containing protein, which translates to MKKNSLIICLLFLSLFTNAFPANAVSGEEDFSIFLKKFTSSASFQYSRIKFPLKTDIVLSIGDGENEKSFPFTKREWPLLDDEVFVEERNEVEGEGVYVSKFKVKESAHIEFEAGYEESELDLRVSFDLINGKWFLTDCYTGWYNFNVLASELNKTVLEVQTENKDFVKQHP; encoded by the coding sequence ATGAAAAAGAACAGTTTGATAATCTGCCTTTTATTTCTTTCTTTGTTTACAAATGCCTTTCCTGCAAATGCAGTGTCCGGAGAGGAAGATTTCAGTATTTTCTTGAAAAAATTTACATCCAGTGCATCTTTTCAGTATTCCCGAATTAAGTTCCCGTTGAAAACAGACATAGTCCTTTCAATCGGAGATGGTGAAAATGAAAAAAGTTTTCCTTTTACAAAAAGAGAATGGCCTCTTTTGGACGATGAAGTATTTGTTGAGGAGCGCAATGAGGTAGAAGGAGAGGGCGTATATGTTTCTAAGTTCAAGGTAAAGGAGTCTGCTCATATCGAATTTGAAGCTGGTTATGAAGAATCGGAATTGGATCTTCGTGTTAGTTTTGATCTAATAAACGGCAAGTGGTTTCTTACCGATTGTTACACTGGATGGTATAATTTCAATGTGCTTGCCAGCGAATTAAATAAGACAGTGCTTGAGGTACAGACTGAAAACAAAGATTTTGTAAAACAACATCCCTAA
- a CDS encoding S26 family signal peptidase, whose product MRQATRKQWVNCGIVTVLYLLFLIWVSSWLGLIIVPLIFDAYITKFIPWGFWRTSKNKAIRSVMSWVDAIVFALVAVYFVNIYFFQNYQIPSSSLEKSLLVGDFLFVSKMSYGPRVPNTPLSMPLAQHTLPVFNCKSYIEFPQWGYKRAPGFGKVERNDIVVFNFPAGDTVAIKYQQVTDFYTLCYDAAKRTSPSVDMDSLTREQQKTAFDFYYAEGRKLVLSNQTEFGDIVVRPVDRRENYVKRCIGLPGDNLKIVNGQVYINNVPSKNPENMQMNYYVQTTGSYIPDDLFRELGISLDDQALLTNDMDNELSRLGFTSTNSQGKLNPVYHLPLTKSAYQALLGNKKLIAKIKMEPEDKSGQLYPLNLYTKWDRNNYGPIWIPKKGATIKLTAENLPIYERPIRAYEGNSLEVKGGKIYINGKQTNSYTFKMDYYWMMGDNRHNSADSRYWGFVPEDHVVGKPILVWLSLDKDRGWFSGKIRWNRLFKLVDNIK is encoded by the coding sequence ATGAGACAAGCAACGCGCAAACAATGGGTTAACTGTGGAATTGTTACTGTATTATACTTATTATTTCTGATTTGGGTCAGCAGTTGGCTGGGACTAATTATTGTGCCGCTCATCTTTGATGCATACATTACCAAATTTATCCCATGGGGTTTCTGGAGAACGTCAAAAAACAAGGCTATTCGTAGTGTGATGAGTTGGGTTGATGCCATTGTATTTGCTTTGGTAGCAGTGTATTTTGTTAATATCTACTTCTTTCAAAATTATCAGATTCCTTCATCCTCATTAGAGAAATCTCTACTTGTAGGCGATTTCTTGTTTGTGAGTAAAATGAGCTATGGTCCCAGAGTACCTAATACTCCTCTTTCAATGCCGCTGGCTCAGCATACTTTGCCAGTATTCAATTGCAAGTCTTATATTGAATTTCCACAATGGGGCTATAAACGTGCACCAGGATTTGGGAAGGTGGAACGAAATGACATTGTAGTATTTAACTTCCCTGCAGGAGATACTGTAGCCATTAAATATCAGCAAGTAACAGATTTCTATACACTTTGCTATGACGCTGCAAAAAGAACCAGTCCCAGTGTTGACATGGACAGTTTGACACGTGAACAACAAAAAACTGCTTTTGATTTTTATTATGCTGAAGGACGCAAACTAGTGCTTTCAAACCAAACTGAATTTGGAGATATTGTGGTACGTCCGGTTGACCGACGCGAAAATTATGTGAAGCGCTGTATAGGATTGCCAGGCGACAACCTGAAAATAGTTAATGGACAGGTATACATAAACAATGTTCCTTCCAAGAATCCGGAAAACATGCAAATGAATTACTATGTACAGACAACTGGTTCTTATATTCCTGATGATCTGTTCCGCGAGCTTGGTATTAGCCTTGATGATCAGGCTCTGCTGACCAACGACATGGATAATGAATTATCTAGGCTGGGATTTACAAGTACAAATAGCCAAGGTAAGCTAAACCCTGTATATCATCTTCCTTTGACTAAAAGTGCTTATCAGGCTCTTTTAGGAAATAAAAAGCTGATTGCAAAGATAAAAATGGAACCGGAAGATAAGAGCGGACAGCTTTATCCTTTGAATCTATATACCAAATGGGACAGAAATAACTACGGTCCGATCTGGATTCCAAAGAAAGGAGCAACCATTAAGCTTACCGCCGAGAACCTCCCTATCTATGAAAGACCTATCCGCGCTTATGAGGGTAATAGCCTTGAAGTTAAAGGTGGAAAAATCTACATCAACGGAAAACAGACCAACAGTTATACATTCAAAATGGATTATTACTGGATGATGGGCGACAATCGTCATAACTCTGCCGATTCCCGTTACTGGGGATTTGTTCCGGAAGACCACGTAGTAGGTAAGCCTATTCTCGTATGGTTATCCTTAGACAAAGACAGAGGATGGTTTAGCGGGAAGATACGATGGAATCGTTTGTTTAAGCTTGTTGATAATATTAAATAA
- the dapB gene encoding 4-hydroxy-tetrahydrodipicolinate reductase codes for MKIALIGYGKMGKEIEKIALSRGHEIVSIIDLSNQEDFASEAFKSAEVAIEFTAPTVAYNNYIKAFNAGVKVVSGSTGWMDEHGDEIKGLCEKGGKTLFWASNFSLGVAVFSAVNKYLAKIMNQFPAYDVTMSETHHIHKLDAPSGTAITLAEEILENLDRKESWVKEEAKTTTELPIHSIREGEVPGIHTIRYESEADSISITHDAKNRKGFALGAVLAAEFTCGKQGLLGMNDLFKF; via the coding sequence ATGAAAATAGCATTGATAGGATATGGAAAGATGGGCAAAGAGATTGAGAAAATTGCTCTAAGTCGTGGACATGAAATTGTTAGTATCATTGACTTGAGTAATCAGGAAGATTTCGCTTCTGAAGCATTCAAATCTGCAGAAGTAGCAATTGAGTTTACTGCTCCAACCGTTGCTTATAACAACTATATAAAGGCATTTAATGCCGGAGTAAAAGTTGTTTCAGGAAGTACAGGATGGATGGATGAACACGGTGATGAGATAAAAGGATTATGCGAAAAAGGAGGCAAAACTCTATTTTGGGCATCCAACTTTAGTCTCGGAGTAGCCGTTTTCTCTGCGGTAAACAAGTATCTCGCTAAAATCATGAATCAGTTTCCTGCCTATGATGTTACAATGAGTGAAACACACCACATTCATAAACTGGATGCTCCAAGTGGCACTGCTATCACTCTTGCCGAAGAGATTCTTGAAAATCTGGACCGTAAAGAAAGCTGGGTAAAAGAGGAAGCTAAAACTACTACTGAACTTCCTATTCACTCTATTCGTGAAGGAGAAGTTCCTGGAATTCATACTATTCGCTATGAGTCGGAGGCCGACAGCATATCTATTACTCACGATGCAAAAAACCGGAAAGGGTTTGCTCTTGGCGCTGTTCTGGCTGCTGAGTTTACTTGTGGCAAACAAGGTCTTCTGGGCATGAACGATTTATTTAAATTCTAA
- a CDS encoding WbqC family protein, whose amino-acid sequence MKQTIYLSSAYLAPVEYYARLYSCEKAYIEQYDNYIKQTYRNRCTIASADGPLTLSIPTEKPETLKCPMKDIRISDHGNWRHLHWTAIESAYSSSPFFEYYRDDFAPFYEQKHAFLYDFNEALCNLVCELTDIHPNMERTSEYKQSFLPGETDFRDLIHPKKAPQPGFVAQPYYQVFETRHGFLPNLSIIDLLFNMGPESLLVLRDANK is encoded by the coding sequence ATGAAACAAACTATTTATCTAAGTTCAGCATATCTGGCTCCGGTGGAATATTATGCAAGGCTTTACAGCTGTGAAAAGGCATATATTGAGCAATACGACAACTACATCAAACAAACCTATCGCAACCGTTGCACCATTGCTTCGGCAGATGGTCCGCTAACGCTCTCTATTCCCACCGAGAAACCGGAAACGCTAAAGTGTCCCATGAAGGATATTCGTATTTCCGACCACGGTAACTGGCGCCATCTTCATTGGACAGCCATTGAATCGGCTTACAGCAGCTCTCCTTTCTTTGAATATTACAGAGATGATTTTGCTCCTTTCTACGAACAGAAACATGCTTTTTTATACGATTTCAACGAAGCTTTGTGTAATCTTGTCTGTGAATTAACAGATATTCATCCCAACATGGAACGCACCTCTGAATACAAACAGTCATTTCTTCCCGGAGAGACAGATTTCAGAGATCTGATCCATCCCAAGAAGGCTCCACAACCAGGTTTTGTTGCTCAACCCTATTACCAGGTTTTCGAAACTCGCCACGGCTTTCTGCCCAATCTGAGCATTATTGATTTGCTGTTTAATATGGGACCAGAGAGTTTGCTTGTGTTGCGGGATGCAAACAAATAA
- a CDS encoding DUF2851 family protein → MERLLHYIWKHKIFPLKQLETTTGMRVEVIDAGLLNSDAGPDFFNAKVKINETLWIGNIEIHTKASDWFRHGHNKDKVYDSVILHVAEDIDCEILRTNGEQIPQMQLSCPISIEKNYETLHRADMLPPCYDIIPKMSQFAIHSWLSVLQSERFEHKAEAISTRLRHCNGNWEDAFFITLSRNFGFGLNGDAFERWASMIPFRAVDKHRDSLFKVEAIFFGQAGLLEESLDDPYYLRLQKEFSYLKHLFQLPVMDASLWRFLRSRPGNFPHIRIAQLASLYSREWGVFSKLMEAESVKNIIEILQTSTSDYWEEHYQFYNTSPRRTKNLSGSSFNLLIINTIVPFLYAYGRHKADEVLCQRANNLLEELKAEDNYVTRMWNGVGLPVNNAADSQALLELKKEYCDKKKCLYCRIGFEYLKQPK, encoded by the coding sequence ATGGAACGACTACTGCATTATATCTGGAAGCACAAAATATTTCCTTTAAAACAACTCGAAACCACTACGGGAATGCGCGTTGAAGTGATTGATGCCGGGTTACTAAACTCTGATGCCGGTCCCGACTTTTTTAATGCTAAAGTAAAAATTAACGAAACCTTATGGATTGGGAATATTGAAATTCATACTAAAGCTTCTGATTGGTTCAGGCACGGACACAATAAAGATAAAGTGTATGATTCCGTAATTCTTCATGTGGCAGAAGATATTGATTGTGAGATTTTGAGGACTAATGGTGAGCAAATACCGCAAATGCAGCTAAGTTGTCCAATCTCTATTGAAAAGAATTATGAAACACTGCATCGAGCAGACATGCTTCCCCCTTGTTATGATATTATTCCCAAAATGTCTCAGTTTGCCATTCATTCCTGGCTTTCTGTTTTGCAGAGTGAACGTTTTGAGCATAAGGCAGAAGCTATTAGCACCCGTCTGAGACATTGCAACGGGAATTGGGAAGATGCCTTTTTTATTACTTTGTCACGCAATTTTGGATTTGGACTAAATGGAGATGCTTTTGAAAGATGGGCAAGCATGATCCCTTTCAGGGCAGTAGACAAACATCGTGATAGCTTGTTTAAAGTGGAAGCAATCTTTTTCGGACAGGCCGGATTATTGGAAGAGTCTTTGGATGATCCCTATTACTTACGTTTGCAAAAAGAATTTTCTTATCTGAAGCATCTTTTCCAATTGCCTGTGATGGATGCTTCACTTTGGCGTTTTTTGCGTTCGCGTCCTGGAAACTTCCCTCACATACGAATTGCTCAATTAGCCTCCCTTTATTCACGTGAATGGGGTGTCTTTTCAAAGCTCATGGAAGCGGAATCTGTTAAAAATATAATTGAAATATTGCAAACATCCACTTCCGATTACTGGGAGGAACATTATCAGTTTTATAATACTTCACCACGCAGAACTAAGAATCTAAGTGGGTCTTCTTTTAATCTTCTGATTATTAATACTATTGTTCCGTTTCTTTATGCTTATGGCAGGCATAAAGCTGATGAAGTTCTTTGTCAGCGGGCAAATAATTTGTTAGAGGAACTAAAAGCAGAAGATAATTATGTAACCCGAATGTGGAATGGAGTGGGACTTCCTGTAAATAATGCTGCTGATTCTCAGGCATTACTGGAACTTAAGAAGGAGTATTGTGATAAGAAAAAATGCCTCTATTGCCGCATAGGATTTGAATATTTGAAGCAGCCGAAATAA
- the lepB gene encoding signal peptidase I, whose protein sequence is MKTGTKNFLFWVKALTIAVVGVILLQLFAFSSCYIPSSGMENSLYRGDQIIINKWAYGLRVPFMTISGYKRINEKPLHKNDIVVFNNPLTKSHQIPADRHEVFISRCMGLPGDTLMVSSQYSLICPGAQVNPDHKQLYVYPKDKENAIEKTIKKLDLERNELIGYNKIGYVRSFSRYEIYLLGQEIPNLQIKSILPDTCEQVHSLVVPGKGRNINVTRWNITFLRNAINEHEGKRAFILNDTLLYVNGQKVSSFVFTKDYYWMVSNNSININDSRIFGFVPKDHIIGKASLIWFSKDSEAGLFGGFRWKRFFQSVQ, encoded by the coding sequence ATGAAAACGGGAACAAAGAATTTCCTTTTCTGGGTAAAAGCATTAACCATAGCAGTTGTGGGAGTAATACTCCTGCAACTCTTTGCTTTTAGCTCTTGCTACATTCCTTCATCGGGAATGGAAAATTCTTTGTATCGAGGTGATCAGATAATTATTAATAAATGGGCATACGGACTCCGTGTGCCTTTTATGACAATATCTGGCTATAAGAGGATAAATGAAAAGCCTCTTCACAAAAATGACATTGTGGTCTTTAATAATCCTCTCACCAAATCTCACCAAATTCCGGCTGACAGACATGAAGTGTTTATTAGCCGTTGCATGGGATTGCCTGGTGACACATTAATGGTGAGCTCTCAATACTCACTAATATGCCCGGGAGCTCAAGTAAATCCCGATCACAAACAACTCTATGTCTATCCAAAAGACAAAGAGAACGCAATAGAAAAAACAATTAAGAAGCTTGATCTGGAAAGGAATGAGCTTATTGGATACAATAAAATAGGGTATGTCCGCAGTTTCAGCCGCTATGAAATTTACTTGCTGGGACAAGAGATTCCGAATCTCCAGATAAAATCCATTCTCCCTGATACATGTGAGCAGGTGCATTCTTTAGTGGTTCCCGGAAAAGGTCGGAACATCAACGTTACACGCTGGAATATTACTTTTTTGAGAAATGCAATCAACGAACACGAAGGCAAAAGAGCGTTCATTCTAAATGATACACTGTTATATGTTAACGGTCAGAAAGTATCCTCTTTCGTATTTACGAAAGACTATTACTGGATGGTATCCAACAATTCCATAAATATCAATGATTCGCGTATTTTCGGATTTGTTCCGAAAGACCATATTATAGGCAAGGCATCGCTTATCTGGTTCTCCAAAGACAGTGAAGCCGGACTTTTTGGTGGCTTCCGCTGGAAGCGATTCTTTCAATCTGTACAATAA